Proteins co-encoded in one Vagococcus entomophilus genomic window:
- a CDS encoding SepM family pheromone-processing serine protease, with translation MKKRKINKSVLAVILALIVLLLAIVPIPYYIEVPGSAEKLNEFVTVGKQKDTQSGSFMLTTVGIKRATPLGALLAHFSSAQTLVSKEELMGSSSDATYLQLQQYYMENSQNTAIEMALKLANKPYDLEYKGIYVMDIVKNSSFANKLTIGDTIYAIDGQTFKSSEEFMKYIQSKKIGDSVSIQFERNNKKQTATGKLIELTANKVKKPGIGITLVDHTSISSDSDVKIDAGSIGGPSAGLMFTLETYSILTNQDLRNGQQIAGTGTISSDGTVGRIGGIDKKVIAADQAGAKIFFAPNDAITAEEKKAYPTIKTNYEEAKAAAKKINTSMKIVPVKNVRDALDYLKKAK, from the coding sequence AAAAATCAATAAATCTGTGCTTGCGGTGATACTTGCTCTGATCGTTTTATTATTAGCAATCGTTCCAATCCCCTATTATATCGAAGTCCCTGGATCTGCTGAAAAATTAAACGAATTTGTCACTGTTGGCAAACAAAAAGATACACAAAGTGGTTCGTTTATGCTCACAACGGTTGGCATCAAGCGAGCAACGCCTTTGGGAGCTTTACTCGCTCATTTTTCAAGTGCTCAAACATTAGTGAGTAAAGAAGAACTTATGGGGTCAAGTAGTGACGCCACTTATCTGCAATTGCAGCAATACTATATGGAAAATTCGCAAAATACTGCAATTGAGATGGCATTGAAGTTGGCAAATAAACCTTATGATTTAGAATATAAAGGGATTTATGTCATGGATATTGTCAAAAATTCTTCGTTTGCGAATAAACTTACCATTGGAGATACTATTTATGCAATTGATGGACAAACATTTAAAAGCTCAGAAGAATTTATGAAGTATATTCAGAGTAAAAAAATTGGAGATTCCGTTTCAATTCAATTTGAACGAAACAATAAAAAGCAAACAGCCACTGGTAAACTAATTGAACTAACTGCTAATAAAGTCAAAAAACCAGGAATTGGCATTACATTAGTGGACCATACTAGCATATCATCTGATAGTGATGTGAAAATTGATGCAGGCTCAATCGGTGGTCCGTCAGCTGGATTAATGTTTACACTTGAAACGTATAGCATTTTAACGAATCAAGATTTAAGAAATGGGCAACAAATAGCGGGAACGGGAACTATTAGTAGTGATGGGACTGTTGGAAGAATTGGGGGAATTGATAAAAAAGTCATTGCCGCAGATCAGGCAGGAGCCAAAATATTCTTTGCGCCGAATGATGCAATCACTGCTGAGGAAAAAAAAGCATATCCAACGATTAAAACAAACTATGAAGAAGCTAAAGCAGCTGCAAAAAAAATCAATACCTCGATGAAAATAGTACCGGTTAAGAATGTCCGAGATGCACTCGATTATTTAAAAAAAGCAAAATAA